The DNA region GAAGTCCAGAACCAAAGTGAGGCAAACATATTTCATCTTCAATCGCAACAAAGACATAATACCAGTTCAGGTATTTCTTTCTCCGATTCTCCATACCTTTCTTCTTTTACTAATTATTATTGCCATCTTTTTGTTCTAGCTATCTTCTTTTTACTGTTTTTTGATTTACATCTTGAGTGCTTGTTCTAGCTATCTTCTTTTACTAAAAATTTAGCCTATTTCTCATTGAATCAAGTGTATTTGAGTGTTGCTCCATACCAGAAGTCCATAAATGGAGTTTAAATCATAGAGAGCATTTGATAAACTCTATTAAGGGGTATTTGAGTGTTCTACCAAATTTGTGAAATTCCTAATGTTATATTTTCTTGCAAAGCTCATATTTGATGCTAGAATGTGATCTGAAttaaattaatattttatatttaaacaggttgaaattgtgaagtgagAATCGATATGATCATAAAATTTTTCAAGCCTAAAACCACTTCAAATTCTCTTGCGCTAAGCTCTCCTCCATGTCCAGCTATTCACAACGTCGATGATGTTAATCCTTCTCGACCATCAAGTAAAGACAAGATGTTGGATTTGGGTCTTCTTGAATCCGATCCTGCTAAAAGAAAACAAATTTCAGATTATTCTCCTAATCTGCGTGATAGAGCAAGGAGATATTACCTTAACAAGGGTCCGTGTAAACGTTGGGATCGTTTTGTTTTTCCAATAACATATTTTGGTAAAAAACCGCGTTCTTTTCATTCTGATTGGTTTGACACTTCATATTCAGGATGGTTAGAATACAACATTGAAAAAGATGCAGCTTTTTGCTTATGTTGTTACTTGTTTAAAAATGAGACAGGAGGACATGGAAAACAAGTAGGCGATCCTTTCACAGTGGATGGTTTCAGAAGTTGGAATAAGGGTTTAGAAAGAATTAATAAACATGTGGGTGAAGTGAATAGTGTTCATTATTGGTGTTTCAAGATGATGTTATATTTAGATAATCAAGCACAATCTATTCTAACTTGTTTTGACAAGGAAAACGAGGAAACTAAAAGCAAATATCGGGTTCGCTTGAATGCTTCGATTGATGTTGCaaggtttcttttaaaaaaagGAATGCCTTTTCAAGGCCATGATGAAAGTGAAACTTCTGCAAGAAGAGGAAACTTTTTAGATCTCTTAAAGCGGTATGCGGATAAGAATGAAGAGGTGAAACAAGTTGTGTTAGAAAATGCTCCACAAAATGACATCGTGATTTGTCCAAGTATCCAAAAAGACATTGTGAGTTCTTGTGCGAACGAAACAGTGAAAGCAATTGTTGAAGACTTAAATGGGGATTACTTTAGGATATCAGTTGATGAGTCTAAGGATGTCTCTCATAAAGAACAAATGGCTCTTATTCTGCAGTATGTCAACAAAGAGGGTAAACTAATTGAGTGATTCCTTAGTGTTGTTCATGTTAAAGATACATCTGCACGATCGTTGAAAGACGCGATATATTTTTGCTTTTAGAACATAATTTGAGCTCATCTCAAATTCGGGGACAGGGTTATGATGGAGCTAGTAACATGCAGGGAGAAATCAATGGTCTTAAAACTTTGATTATGAAAGATTCTCCTTCGGCATATTGCACACATTGCTTT from Lycium barbarum isolate Lr01 chromosome 10, ASM1917538v2, whole genome shotgun sequence includes:
- the LOC132612768 gene encoding uncharacterized protein LOC132612768: MIIKFFKPKTTSNSLALSSPPCPAIHNVDDVNPSRPSSKDKMLDLGLLESDPAKRKQISDYSPNLRDRARRYYLNKGPCKRWDRFVFPITYFGKKPRSFHSDWFDTSYSGWLEYNIEKDAAFCLCCYLFKNETGGHGKQVGDPFTVDGFRSWNKGLERINKHVGEVNSVHYWCFKMMLYLDNQAQSILTCFDKENEETKSKYRVRLNASIDVARFLLKKGMPFQGHDESETSARRGNFLDLLKRYADKNEEVKQVVLENAPQNDIVICPSIQKDIVSSCANETVKAIVEDLNGDYFRISVDESKDVSHKEQMALILQYVNKEGKLIE